A single Symbiobacterium thermophilum IAM 14863 DNA region contains:
- a CDS encoding DUF441 domain-containing protein — translation MPGDQVILLSLMALGVVARNALIVTAAGVVLILRVLALERFFPLLERRGLEAGLIFLLIAVLVPFATGEVGWAEIRQSFTSWTGLAAILGGIIAAVLSGYGVTLLQVKPEVIVGMVVGTILGVVLFKGIPVGPLAAAGFTAILLALVRGH, via the coding sequence ATGCCCGGCGATCAGGTCATCCTCCTCAGCCTGATGGCCCTGGGGGTGGTCGCGCGCAACGCGCTCATCGTCACCGCCGCCGGGGTCGTGCTGATCCTGCGCGTCCTGGCCCTCGAGCGCTTCTTCCCGCTGCTGGAGCGGCGGGGGCTCGAGGCCGGGCTGATCTTCCTCCTGATCGCCGTCCTCGTGCCCTTCGCCACCGGCGAGGTGGGCTGGGCCGAGATCCGCCAGTCCTTCACGTCGTGGACCGGGCTGGCGGCCATCCTCGGCGGGATCATCGCCGCGGTGCTGAGCGGCTACGGCGTGACATTGCTCCAGGTGAAGCCCGAGGTGATCGTCGGCATGGTGGTGGGCACGATTCTGGGCGTGGTGCTCTTCAAGGGCATCCCCGTCGGCCCGCTGGCCGCCGCGGGGTTTACGGCGATCCTGCTGGCGCTGGTGCGCGGGCACTAG
- a CDS encoding phosphosulfolactate synthase, with protein MSQDVRAYAGVIRDPLPGRARKPRSVGLTMVIDKGLGLGPTRALLELAGEYIDFIKLGFGTAALYPERILREKVALIRGCGVEPYPGGTFLEAALLQGRLEAFLAATWDLGFRAVEVSEGTIDLDHRDRERAIRAARNMGFTVITEVGKKDGSQELDPAAALSRIEADLAAGAAKVIVEGRESGKGVGLYDREGRLKLGLLERLVAGLPDPGAIIWEAPLKAQQEELIARFGVNVNLGNVPPEEVIALEALRCGLRGDTLRLAIEGARPAAR; from the coding sequence GTGAGTCAGGACGTGCGCGCATACGCAGGCGTGATCCGCGACCCCCTGCCGGGGCGGGCGCGCAAGCCCCGGAGCGTGGGGCTGACCATGGTCATCGACAAGGGGTTGGGCCTCGGTCCGACCCGTGCCCTGCTGGAGCTGGCGGGGGAGTACATCGACTTCATCAAGCTGGGCTTCGGCACGGCCGCCCTCTACCCGGAGCGGATCCTCCGGGAGAAGGTGGCCTTGATTCGCGGCTGCGGCGTGGAACCCTATCCGGGGGGGACGTTCCTCGAGGCGGCCCTGCTCCAGGGCCGGCTGGAAGCCTTCCTGGCCGCCACGTGGGACCTGGGCTTCCGCGCGGTGGAGGTCAGCGAGGGCACCATTGACCTCGACCACCGGGACCGGGAGCGCGCGATCCGCGCGGCCAGGAACATGGGCTTCACCGTCATCACCGAGGTGGGAAAGAAAGACGGTAGCCAGGAGCTTGACCCCGCGGCAGCGCTGTCCCGGATCGAGGCGGACCTGGCCGCGGGCGCCGCGAAGGTGATCGTGGAAGGCCGCGAGTCGGGGAAGGGCGTCGGCCTCTACGACCGTGAAGGCCGCCTGAAGCTGGGGCTCCTGGAGCGGCTGGTGGCCGGTCTGCCGGATCCCGGTGCGATCATCTGGGAGGCGCCCCTGAAGGCGCAGCAGGAGGAGTTGATCGCGCGCTTCGGCGTCAACGTGAACCTGGGCAACGTGCCGCCGGAGGAGGTGATCGCCCTGGAGGCGCTGCGCTGCGGCCTGCGGGGCGACACGCTGCGGTTGGCGATCGAAGGCGCGCGGCCGGCGGCCCGGTGA
- the nikB gene encoding nickel ABC transporter permease, which translates to MVRYAARRLLLMLPVLFGVTLLVFLLFYLTPGDPVRAILGQEAQGLSVEDIERLRHQLGLDRPWYEQYLSFLGKAVQGDLGRTFRGDRPVAGEIAARFPTTLRLTVISLTVAALVGVPLGVVGAVRRNRWADHLVMLIALLGVSMPTFWVGIMLMQLFALKLRILPPSGTGTWRHMVLPAATVALASIAFIARMTRSSLIDALREDYVRTARAKGVAERRVVFRHALRNAFIPVLTTLGLEFGSLLGGAVVVESVFSLPGIGRLTVDAIKGRDLPLIQGTILFVAVVFSLVNLIVDLGYAGLDPRIRYD; encoded by the coding sequence ATGGTGCGCTATGCCGCGCGCCGGCTCCTGCTGATGCTGCCCGTGCTGTTCGGGGTAACCCTGCTGGTCTTCCTCCTCTTCTACCTCACCCCCGGCGACCCTGTCCGGGCCATCCTGGGGCAGGAGGCGCAGGGGCTCTCGGTGGAGGACATCGAACGGCTGCGGCACCAGCTGGGGCTTGACCGCCCCTGGTATGAACAGTACCTGAGCTTCCTCGGCAAGGCGGTGCAGGGCGACCTGGGCCGCACTTTCCGGGGCGACCGGCCGGTGGCCGGCGAGATCGCGGCCCGCTTCCCCACCACGCTGCGGCTCACGGTGATCTCCCTCACCGTGGCCGCGCTGGTGGGGGTTCCTCTGGGCGTCGTCGGGGCGGTCCGGCGGAACCGATGGGCAGACCACCTGGTGATGCTGATCGCGCTCCTCGGGGTCAGCATGCCCACCTTCTGGGTGGGCATCATGCTGATGCAGCTCTTCGCCCTGAAGCTGCGGATCCTGCCGCCCTCGGGCACCGGCACCTGGCGGCACATGGTGCTGCCGGCGGCCACGGTGGCCCTCGCCTCCATCGCCTTCATCGCCCGCATGACCCGCTCCTCGCTGATCGACGCCCTGCGGGAGGACTACGTCCGCACCGCCCGGGCCAAGGGCGTGGCGGAGCGGCGGGTGGTGTTCCGGCACGCCCTGCGCAACGCCTTCATCCCGGTTCTCACCACCCTGGGCCTGGAGTTCGGCAGCCTGCTGGGCGGAGCCGTGGTGGTGGAATCGGTCTTCAGCCTGCCGGGGATCGGCCGGCTGACGGTGGACGCCATCAAGGGCCGGGACCTGCCGCTGATCCAGGGGACCATCCTGTTTGTGGCGGTGGTCTTCAGCCTGGTCAACCTGATCGTCGATCTGGGCTACGCGGGGCTGGACCCGCGGATACGCTATGACTAG
- the nikC gene encoding nickel transporter permease — MTSWRRFARNRLAVAGLVVFLLLVLSALLAPHLAPYDPNLQDWKIRLQPPSAEHPFGTDEFGRDLLSRALYGGRVSLVAGVVPVLIGASVGTLIGLVAGYMGGWWDQVLMRLLDVLLAFPMIFLALAIVGTLGPGLLNAMLAVAVVSLPGYARLVRGQVLALRERDFVVAAQAMGATHRRVLLRHLLPNILSPLLVQATLSVGSAILTTASLSFLGLGTQPPTSDWGEMLASGRQYLPEAWWLAVFPGLFVMLAVLSVNLVGDGLRDYFDPKAKNER; from the coding sequence ATGACTAGTTGGCGGCGCTTCGCGCGCAACCGGTTGGCCGTGGCCGGGCTGGTGGTGTTCCTCCTGCTCGTGCTCTCGGCCCTGTTGGCTCCGCACCTGGCCCCCTACGACCCGAACCTGCAGGACTGGAAGATCCGGCTGCAGCCGCCCTCGGCCGAGCACCCCTTCGGCACCGACGAGTTCGGCCGCGACCTGCTCTCCCGCGCGCTCTACGGCGGCCGGGTGAGCCTGGTGGCCGGGGTCGTGCCGGTGCTGATCGGCGCCAGCGTCGGCACCCTGATCGGCCTGGTGGCCGGGTATATGGGCGGCTGGTGGGACCAGGTGCTCATGCGGCTCCTGGACGTGCTGCTCGCCTTCCCGATGATCTTCCTGGCCCTGGCCATCGTGGGCACGCTGGGCCCCGGCCTGCTCAACGCCATGCTGGCCGTCGCCGTGGTCTCGCTGCCGGGATACGCCCGGCTGGTGCGCGGGCAGGTGCTCGCCCTCCGGGAGCGGGACTTCGTGGTGGCCGCGCAGGCGATGGGCGCCACCCACAGGCGCGTCCTCCTGCGCCACCTGCTGCCCAACATCCTGAGCCCGCTGCTGGTGCAGGCGACGCTCTCGGTGGGCTCGGCGATCCTCACCACCGCCTCCCTCTCCTTCCTGGGGCTCGGCACCCAGCCGCCCACCTCCGACTGGGGCGAGATGCTGGCCTCCGGCCGGCAGTACCTGCCGGAAGCCTGGTGGCTGGCGGTCTTCCCCGGGCTGTTCGTGATGCTGGCCGTGCTCTCGGTGAACCTGGTGGGCGACGGGCTGCGGGACTACTTTGATCCGAAGGCGAAGAATGAACGGTAG
- a CDS encoding DinB family protein, translated as MQGRVELLGRMREFAWNREGWFVPLEEALRGLTAREAAWRPLVGGLTIWQILNHLNYWNTYMLRRITGVSPDTPVLENEETFGSQGDPNDEDGWHALVAQTRQIAEELRAALADLSESDLDRPLPNMGTVADSLAAWVMHDAYHTGQIILIRKLQGAWPPEG; from the coding sequence GTGCAGGGACGGGTCGAGCTGCTGGGGCGGATGCGCGAGTTCGCCTGGAACCGGGAGGGCTGGTTCGTGCCCCTGGAGGAGGCCCTGCGGGGGCTGACGGCCAGGGAAGCGGCGTGGCGGCCTCTCGTCGGGGGGCTTACGATCTGGCAGATCCTGAACCACCTCAACTACTGGAATACGTACATGCTGCGCCGCATCACCGGTGTCTCGCCGGACACACCGGTGCTGGAGAACGAGGAGACCTTCGGATCCCAGGGGGATCCCAACGACGAGGACGGCTGGCATGCTCTTGTCGCGCAAACCCGGCAGATCGCCGAGGAGCTGCGCGCGGCGCTGGCTGACCTGTCCGAGTCGGACCTGGACCGGCCGCTGCCAAACATGGGTACCGTCGCCGACTCGCTGGCCGCGTGGGTGATGCACGACGCCTACCACACGGGGCAGATCATCCTGATCCGCAAGCTGCAGGGCGCCTGGCCGCCGGAAGGGTGA
- a CDS encoding YqhV family protein: protein MEERLIWGMRLARMLSACVEVCVALMLLRMADPKAMLRLNALAGLVGPAVFIAVSALGLAASLGRLEPGRLLVVLLGIALVVWGTR from the coding sequence GTGGAGGAACGGCTGATCTGGGGGATGCGACTGGCCCGGATGCTCTCAGCCTGCGTCGAGGTCTGCGTCGCGCTGATGCTGCTGCGCATGGCCGATCCCAAGGCGATGCTCCGCCTGAACGCGCTGGCCGGCCTGGTGGGGCCCGCCGTCTTCATCGCCGTGAGCGCCCTCGGGCTGGCCGCCAGCCTCGGCCGGCTGGAACCGGGGCGGCTGTTGGTGGTGCTGCTCGGCATCGCGCTGGTCGTCTGGGGCACCCGCTGA
- a CDS encoding PH domain-containing protein, giving the protein MNETFYPPRPARSQGLKGISFVTLAGLTLAVLALASSMLSALNMRYEVTPEALRIRSGFSTREIPLDEVTGVWRPEALTGGVRKFGTSVPNLRTGRWRFNETGDITLYATRLETLVVVDTADGRYGVTPENPDAFTDALRSRLPAGFSPAGGSGTAAASMLIPLLLVAVAVPTTLYAVGLPSRFPQTLRYELGPDGLTIRTGFRPVQVRYADVERVEVASPKGYPIRIYGTAVGSLLWGKFRWPDAGPNLYLYCTRMKPLVLLRLRDDRTIGITPEEDERFVAELRKRMG; this is encoded by the coding sequence ATGAACGAGACGTTCTACCCACCCCGCCCCGCACGCTCCCAGGGCCTGAAAGGAATCAGCTTCGTCACGCTGGCCGGGCTGACGCTGGCCGTCCTCGCCCTCGCCAGCAGCATGCTTTCGGCCCTGAATATGCGGTACGAGGTCACGCCCGAGGCGCTGCGCATCCGCAGCGGCTTCAGCACGCGGGAGATCCCGCTGGACGAAGTGACGGGCGTCTGGCGGCCGGAGGCGCTGACCGGGGGCGTGCGCAAGTTCGGCACGTCCGTGCCCAACCTGCGCACGGGCCGCTGGCGCTTCAACGAGACCGGGGACATCACGCTCTACGCAACCCGGCTGGAAACGCTGGTGGTCGTGGACACCGCGGACGGCCGCTACGGCGTGACCCCGGAGAACCCCGACGCGTTCACGGACGCGCTGAGGTCGCGGCTGCCCGCCGGCTTCTCCCCCGCGGGCGGCTCGGGAACGGCCGCGGCCTCCATGCTCATTCCGCTTCTCCTGGTCGCTGTGGCCGTTCCGACGACGCTGTACGCCGTGGGCCTGCCGAGCCGCTTCCCGCAGACGCTGCGGTACGAGCTGGGGCCAGACGGGCTGACCATCCGCACCGGCTTCCGACCGGTGCAGGTGCGCTATGCCGACGTGGAGCGGGTGGAGGTGGCCTCGCCCAAGGGCTATCCGATCCGCATCTACGGTACCGCCGTGGGGAGCCTGCTGTGGGGCAAGTTCCGCTGGCCGGACGCCGGGCCCAATCTCTACCTTTACTGCACCCGGATGAAGCCGCTGGTCCTGCTCCGGCTGCGGGACGACCGGACGATCGGCATCACGCCGGAGGAGGACGAGCGGTTCGTGGCGGAGCTCAGGAAGCGGATGGGCTGA
- a CDS encoding MFS transporter, giving the protein MDQSNAPAAQAVTNLWLQLAALCTVPLIMVLGNSMLIPVLPDMGRVMGLSKATTGLAVTAFSLSAGIAIAVAGFLADRYGRKLVVVPSLLVYGLGGIVSGLAGWRMGPNGFAVVMAGRVIQGIGAAGTAPVAMAFVGDLFRGGSRVTALGIFEASNGLGKVISPILGALIGQVLVWWAVFFAYAVLAVPFALAVWFLTREPPRRKAPPAREYFGQVLTIFRRKGVALIACFWAGTVALFVLFGVLLFLSEHLETVHGIDGVPKGVRIMWPVLAMSATSFAAGLFLQRRGQLLKPAVVLGLALAIAGTVLIAFVRADWAFYAGLVVAGIGTGLQLPGLNNLITSSARTEQRAMITSVYGAVRFIGVAFGPPLYGALMRNGEALPFWFSAGVLATSLAATLFLIRPERLVEAEDEAGAEAQGPDRREGGGGRGEVAIPAWEPPANLPLGTRAPLH; this is encoded by the coding sequence GTGGACCAGTCAAACGCGCCGGCGGCGCAGGCCGTGACGAACCTCTGGCTGCAGCTGGCGGCGCTCTGCACCGTGCCGCTGATCATGGTCCTGGGCAACTCGATGCTGATCCCGGTGCTGCCCGACATGGGCCGGGTGATGGGGCTCAGCAAGGCGACCACCGGGCTGGCCGTCACGGCGTTCTCGCTCTCCGCGGGCATCGCCATCGCCGTCGCCGGCTTCCTGGCGGACCGATACGGCCGGAAGCTGGTGGTGGTGCCCAGCCTGCTGGTCTACGGCCTGGGGGGCATTGTCTCCGGCCTGGCGGGCTGGCGGATGGGGCCCAACGGGTTTGCGGTGGTCATGGCCGGGCGGGTCATCCAGGGCATTGGCGCAGCGGGAACGGCCCCGGTGGCCATGGCCTTCGTCGGCGACCTGTTCCGGGGCGGCAGCCGGGTGACGGCCCTGGGCATCTTCGAGGCCTCCAACGGGCTGGGCAAGGTGATTTCACCGATCCTCGGGGCCCTGATCGGCCAGGTCCTGGTCTGGTGGGCCGTCTTCTTCGCGTACGCCGTCCTGGCCGTTCCCTTCGCCCTGGCGGTCTGGTTCCTTACCCGGGAACCGCCGCGGCGCAAGGCGCCGCCCGCGCGGGAGTACTTCGGCCAGGTGCTGACCATCTTCCGCCGGAAGGGGGTGGCGCTGATCGCCTGCTTCTGGGCGGGCACCGTGGCGCTGTTCGTGCTCTTCGGCGTCCTCTTGTTCCTGTCGGAGCACCTGGAGACCGTTCACGGCATCGACGGCGTGCCCAAGGGCGTCCGCATCATGTGGCCGGTGCTGGCCATGTCGGCCACGTCCTTCGCCGCGGGGCTCTTCCTGCAGCGGCGCGGGCAGCTCCTGAAGCCGGCGGTCGTCCTCGGCCTGGCCCTGGCCATCGCCGGCACCGTGCTCATCGCCTTCGTCCGGGCGGACTGGGCCTTCTACGCCGGCCTGGTCGTCGCCGGGATCGGTACGGGCCTGCAGCTGCCGGGCCTCAACAACCTGATCACCTCGTCGGCGCGGACGGAGCAGCGGGCGATGATCACCTCGGTGTACGGCGCCGTGCGCTTCATCGGCGTGGCCTTCGGGCCGCCGCTGTACGGCGCCCTGATGCGCAACGGCGAGGCACTGCCTTTCTGGTTCTCCGCCGGCGTGCTGGCCACGTCGCTGGCGGCGACGCTCTTCCTCATCCGGCCTGAGCGGCTCGTGGAGGCGGAGGACGAGGCGGGGGCGGAGGCGCAGGGCCCGGACCGGAGGGAGGGGGGAGGCGGCCGGGGCGAGGTGGCCATCCCGGCCTGGGAACCGCCGGCGAACCTGCCCCTGGGGACCCGGGCGCCGCTGCACTGA
- a CDS encoding NAD(P)/FAD-dependent oxidoreductase, with product MVYREKSFWLETAGEYREQPPLEGERTADVCVVGGGFTGVSAALHLKEKAPGLRVLVLESEVVGFGASGRNAGFCMTLFGLAPEVTRWRFGAARLREADAYMLRAVDLVRRRVAEHGIDCDFEETGLLTVATNPAQRFRLLREMELERKIGLHETEWLEADAVQAQVRSPLFCGGRFDRHCALLNPAKLVRGLARAAEEAGAEICERSPVVEVVPGSRVRLRTPRGTVTAEKVIFATNAYSARLRPLRFRQLPVHTYIVLTEPLAPEQLSAVGWQGRQGIEDGRNLIHYFRLTRDNRLLMGGNDAFYYYGSADDRDRSGAMQQRLQEAVKRIFPMLSGIRFTHHWGGPISATLDLAPLIGRIGPNMFYSVGCMGHGVALCNLNGATLADLALERQTDLTEVFFVDRRALPVPPEPLRFAVAGALLTAMRLQDRWHERGSRRSG from the coding sequence GTGGTCTACCGGGAGAAGAGCTTCTGGCTGGAGACGGCGGGGGAGTACCGGGAGCAGCCGCCCCTGGAGGGCGAGCGGACGGCGGACGTTTGCGTCGTCGGTGGGGGGTTCACCGGGGTCTCGGCCGCGCTGCACCTGAAAGAAAAAGCGCCCGGCCTGCGGGTGCTGGTGCTGGAGTCGGAGGTGGTGGGGTTCGGCGCCAGTGGCCGCAACGCGGGGTTCTGCATGACCCTGTTCGGCCTGGCGCCGGAGGTGACCCGCTGGCGGTTCGGCGCCGCCCGGCTCCGGGAGGCGGACGCGTACATGCTGCGGGCCGTGGACCTGGTCCGGCGCCGGGTAGCCGAGCACGGAATCGACTGCGACTTCGAGGAGACCGGCCTGCTCACCGTGGCCACCAACCCGGCGCAGCGGTTCCGCCTGCTCCGGGAGATGGAGCTGGAGCGGAAGATCGGCCTCCATGAGACGGAGTGGCTGGAGGCCGACGCCGTGCAGGCGCAGGTCCGCTCGCCGCTTTTCTGCGGCGGCCGGTTCGACCGGCACTGCGCCCTCCTGAACCCGGCCAAGCTGGTCCGGGGCCTGGCCCGGGCGGCCGAGGAGGCGGGGGCCGAGATCTGCGAGCGCTCGCCGGTGGTGGAGGTGGTTCCCGGGTCCCGCGTGCGACTGCGCACCCCGCGGGGGACGGTGACCGCGGAGAAGGTCATCTTCGCCACCAACGCCTACTCGGCCCGGCTCCGGCCCCTGCGTTTCCGGCAGTTGCCGGTCCACACGTACATCGTCCTGACCGAGCCCCTTGCGCCGGAGCAGCTTTCCGCCGTGGGCTGGCAGGGGCGGCAGGGCATCGAGGACGGCCGCAACCTCATCCACTACTTCCGGCTCACCCGGGACAACCGGCTGCTCATGGGCGGCAACGATGCCTTCTACTACTACGGCAGCGCCGACGACCGCGACCGCAGCGGGGCCATGCAGCAGCGGCTGCAGGAAGCCGTAAAGCGGATCTTCCCGATGCTCTCGGGGATCCGCTTCACGCACCACTGGGGCGGGCCGATCTCGGCCACCCTGGACCTGGCGCCGCTGATCGGCCGCATCGGCCCCAACATGTTCTACAGCGTCGGCTGCATGGGCCACGGCGTCGCGCTCTGCAACCTGAACGGCGCGACCCTGGCGGACCTGGCCCTGGAGCGGCAGACCGACCTGACCGAGGTCTTCTTCGTGGACCGGCGGGCGCTGCCGGTGCCGCCGGAGCCGCTGCGGTTTGCCGTGGCCGGGGCCCTGCTGACCGCAATGCGGCTGCAGGACCGGTGGCACGAGCGGGGCAGCCGGCGGTCCGGCTAG
- a CDS encoding GNAT family N-acetyltransferase, whose amino-acid sequence MDVALVAERWEENQEHLKQHLGESTSQLFGARWVLMPSAPYPRYNHVGCIRVDGDQVEAMIAAARAFFWEHGLPHVAFLITPATRPADLADRLLREGFRTETVPVMVWDGTPLPAPRSPDLRVVRMLPGQWELFWQVMRQVFFPGADGDYLAAGRKGVEVADALGARHYVAFLGQQPVGGGTLYPHARMGGIYNLCTLPAYQRRGVATAVIRTCIADALEMGCEHVALTPTAMGRRLYLRLGFRDAYVERYLFQRIGPLVPEAATGRG is encoded by the coding sequence ATGGACGTCGCCCTTGTGGCCGAACGCTGGGAGGAGAACCAGGAGCACCTGAAACAGCACCTGGGGGAGTCGACCTCGCAGCTGTTTGGCGCCCGCTGGGTCCTCATGCCCTCGGCACCGTATCCGCGCTACAACCACGTCGGCTGCATCCGGGTCGACGGCGACCAGGTGGAGGCGATGATCGCCGCGGCCCGCGCCTTCTTCTGGGAGCACGGGTTGCCCCACGTGGCCTTCCTGATCACCCCGGCGACCCGCCCGGCCGACCTGGCGGACCGCCTGCTGCGCGAGGGCTTCCGCACGGAGACCGTGCCGGTGATGGTCTGGGACGGCACGCCGCTGCCGGCGCCCCGCTCGCCGGATCTGCGGGTGGTGCGCATGCTGCCGGGCCAGTGGGAGCTGTTCTGGCAGGTCATGCGCCAGGTGTTCTTCCCCGGCGCCGACGGCGACTACCTGGCCGCCGGCCGGAAGGGCGTGGAGGTCGCCGACGCCCTGGGGGCCAGGCACTACGTGGCCTTCCTGGGCCAGCAGCCGGTGGGGGGCGGCACCCTCTACCCACACGCCCGCATGGGCGGCATCTACAACCTCTGCACCCTCCCGGCCTACCAACGCCGTGGAGTGGCGACCGCGGTGATCCGGACCTGCATCGCCGACGCCCTGGAGATGGGCTGCGAGCACGTGGCCCTGACGCCCACGGCGATGGGCCGCAGGCTGTACCTGCGGCTGGGCTTCCGCGACGCGTACGTGGAGCGGTACCTCTTCCAGCGCATCGGTCCGCTGGTTCCCGAGGCGGCCACCGGCCGCGGTTAA
- a CDS encoding glutathione ABC transporter substrate-binding protein has product MKKRVLPLLLALALAVLSACGGGANNQNQTPNQQTGGQTAPKEQVITIAHSGDPATLDPHKSFNGLVFTVTNQIYETLLYRAADGTLQPRLATEWAPVDETTWEFKLREGVKFSDGTPLNAEAVKFSLERLADPETKGPGAFIVGMIEEITVVDDHTVHIRTSTPFTPLLAHLSHPVTAIVSPTAATSGDLSKQPAGTGPFLLEDWKAGDSVTLKANPDYWGGKPKLDRVVLRIIPEAGTQLTELKAGTVDLISGVQPERFNEIDSDPQLSATRFLGWGSMFLGFNMKAGPLAQPEVRQAIAMAIDRQGIVDTLRQGMAQFGNSLVPPTVFGSVPDLTGPEYDPEGARALLAQAGVTTPLKLTLNTYEGAENQQIAQAIQAQLSQIGIDLEVVITDYGAFTEAIAKDDHGLWLTSWGTVTMDADYTLWALLHSGQHGADNKAFYANPQVDEWLTEARRTADDAQRQALYRQIQEQVMKDLPYLNLYYPLSSYAKNDRLQGEVYPFAAINLDLRKAEVK; this is encoded by the coding sequence ATGAAGAAGAGAGTGCTTCCGCTCCTGCTGGCGCTCGCCCTGGCTGTGCTTTCCGCCTGCGGCGGCGGCGCCAACAACCAGAACCAGACCCCGAACCAGCAGACCGGCGGGCAGACGGCCCCGAAGGAGCAGGTCATCACCATCGCCCACAGCGGCGACCCGGCGACCCTGGACCCGCACAAGAGCTTCAATGGCCTGGTCTTCACCGTGACCAACCAGATCTATGAGACGCTGCTCTACCGGGCGGCGGACGGCACGCTGCAGCCCCGCCTGGCCACCGAGTGGGCTCCCGTCGACGAGACCACCTGGGAGTTCAAGCTCCGGGAGGGCGTGAAGTTCAGCGACGGCACGCCGCTGAACGCCGAGGCGGTCAAGTTCAGCCTGGAGCGGCTGGCCGACCCGGAGACCAAGGGCCCCGGCGCGTTCATCGTGGGCATGATCGAGGAGATCACCGTCGTCGATGACCACACCGTGCACATCCGCACCAGCACGCCCTTCACCCCGCTCCTGGCCCACCTCTCCCACCCCGTCACCGCCATCGTGAGCCCGACGGCGGCCACCTCCGGCGACCTCTCCAAGCAGCCGGCGGGCACCGGCCCGTTCCTGCTGGAGGACTGGAAGGCCGGCGACTCCGTCACCCTGAAGGCCAACCCCGACTACTGGGGCGGCAAGCCCAAGCTGGATCGGGTGGTCCTGCGGATCATCCCCGAGGCCGGTACCCAGCTCACCGAGCTGAAGGCCGGCACCGTCGACCTGATCAGCGGCGTGCAGCCTGAGCGGTTCAACGAGATCGACAGCGACCCGCAGCTCTCCGCCACCCGGTTCCTGGGCTGGGGCTCCATGTTCCTGGGCTTCAACATGAAGGCCGGCCCCCTCGCCCAGCCTGAGGTGCGGCAGGCCATCGCCATGGCCATCGACCGGCAGGGCATCGTCGACACCCTGCGGCAGGGCATGGCCCAGTTCGGCAACTCCCTGGTGCCGCCCACCGTCTTCGGCTCCGTACCGGACCTGACCGGCCCCGAGTACGACCCCGAAGGCGCCAGGGCGCTGCTGGCCCAGGCCGGCGTGACCACCCCGCTGAAGCTGACCCTCAACACCTACGAGGGCGCCGAGAACCAGCAGATCGCCCAGGCGATCCAGGCGCAGCTCAGCCAGATCGGCATCGACCTCGAGGTGGTCATCACCGACTACGGCGCCTTCACGGAGGCCATCGCCAAGGATGACCACGGCCTCTGGCTCACCTCCTGGGGCACGGTGACCATGGACGCCGACTACACCCTGTGGGCCCTGCTCCACTCCGGCCAGCACGGCGCCGACAACAAGGCGTTCTACGCCAACCCGCAGGTGGATGAGTGGCTGACCGAGGCCCGGCGGACCGCCGACGACGCCCAGCGGCAGGCGCTGTACCGGCAGATCCAGGAGCAGGTCATGAAGGACCTGCCTTACCTGAACCTGTACTACCCGCTCTCCTCCTACGCCAAGAACGACCGGCTGCAGGGCGAGGTGTATCCCTTCGCCGCGATCAACCTCGATCTGCGCAAGGCCGAGGTGAAGTAG